From Nymphaea colorata isolate Beijing-Zhang1983 chromosome 6, ASM883128v2, whole genome shotgun sequence, a single genomic window includes:
- the LOC116255433 gene encoding GDSL esterase/lipase At1g29670-like has product MLNSFSFFVIFFFLLPSFSVAVHSAAKEPPLAMFVFGDSVFDNGNNLFLSTSLSKANYLPYGVDMGGPSGRFTNEKNPADVLGEFLGLKKLIPAFLNPEATGEEIVHGVNYASAGSGILDSTLNTSSLPLNTQINYFENTTLPGLRSLMNESQLSAYLSEAIFVFNSGANDYEQSCFSGENSSDIYCSMSDFTILLANELIGQFKKLYILGARKFVLFAIQVIGCSPLARSMSTTSECMGDFNFAAKLFNDRMLNNIDNITQAMPGSNVVFVNTYGILDKFLENPAAYGFTVTNASCCETTAESYYIACLEGGTVCGNRSEYVFFDGVHPTRRVYEAISSKAFLSDLTGEVYPFNVMKLANLTSGSKVGGSVLESRAWESFGKNVQ; this is encoded by the exons ATGTTGaactccttctctttctttgttatcttcttcttccttcttccttccttctctgTAGCAGTTCATTCTGCCGCAAAGGAGCCGCCCCTCGCTATGTTCGTTTTTGGGGACTCCGTCTTCGACAACGGGAACAATCTCTTCCTGTCGACATCGCTGTCGAAGGCGAATTATCTGCCGTATGGTGTGGATATGGGAGGGCCTAGCGGGAGGTTCACCAACGAAAAGAACCCGGCTGATGTCTTGGGCGAATTTCTGGGCCTCAAGAAGCTCATTCCTGCGTTTCTGAACCCAGAGGCGACAGGGGAGGAAATTGTTCATGGTGTTAACTATGCTTCTGCTGGTTCTGGGATCCTTGACTCCACCTTGAACACA AGTAGCCTTCCATTGAACACACAGATCAATTACTTTGAGAATACGACATTGCCGGGCCTGAGGTCCCTCATGAACGAGAGCCAACTATCCGCCTACCTGTCTGAGGCCATCTTTGTGTTCAACTCTGGAGCTAACGATTATGAGCAATCTTGCTTTTCTGGCGAAAATTCATCGGACATTTATTGCTCCATGTCAGATTTCACGATATTACTTGCTAATGAGCTTATTGGCCAGTTCAAG AAATTGTACATTTTGGGAGCTCGAAAGTTCGTATTGTTTGCTATCCAAGTGATTGGATGCAGCCCGCTAGCTCGAAGCATGTCAACGACCTCAGAGTGCATGGGGGACTTCAACTTTGCTGCTAAGTTGTTCAACGATCGCATGCTCAACAATATCGACAACATAACACAAGCTATGCCGGGATCAAACGTAGTCTTTGTTAACACCTACGGGATATTAGATAAATTTCTCGAGAATCCTGCTGCTTATG GATTTACAGTTACAAATGCATCTTGCTGCGAAACGACAGCGGAAAGTTATTATATCGCATGCTTGGAAGGGGGCACGGTGTGTGGAAACAGATCCGAGTACGTCTTCTTCGACGGCGTGCACCCAACACGGAGAGTGTATGAGGCCATTTCTTCCAAGGCATTTTTGTCCGATCTCACGGGCGAAGTCTATCCTTTCAATGTGATGAAGCTGGCAAACCTCACCTCTGGTTCAAAGGTGGGAGGTTCAGTTCTGGAGTCAAGGGCGTGGGAGAGCTTTGGCAAGAATGTGCAGTAG
- the LOC116255436 gene encoding GDSL esterase/lipase At4g16230-like has product MPASPFHLSALASFFLLSLLPTEAAAQVQALFIFGDSVVDCGNNDYLPGSTATADFLPYGIDLPAVTGRYTNARTVADILGELLGIEHFVACSRDPNTKGQRILNGVNYASAGTGILEWTGRGEIITPLPDQVLHFEEKTLPDLESQLGKNLPSFLSKSLFLFNTGGNDYISNCFGEYECDIPTFTEFLVTNYTTILKGMYNLGARNFVLFSAEVSGCTPFGRSSNDGICNEDYNYASTTFNTRLNASIDELNQEMADAHFIFVSLYQMITEIIEDPSAYGFDNITAPCCKVPDGATICEEAGAVCPDRSKYLYFDGGHPTDAANIILANRAFYSNQTTMAYPFNVKQLMNVTSLRDDTRKATKPWSMPTNFKDVQ; this is encoded by the exons ATGCCAGCTTCTCCCTTCCATCTCTCCGCCCTcgcttccttcttccttctctccctGTTGCCAACTGAGGCAGCAGCACAAGTCCAAGCCCTGTTCATCTTTGGGGACTCTGTGGTCGATTGCGGCAACAATGACTACCTGCCAGGCTCCACTGCTACGGCGGATTTTCTGCCGTATGGCATAGACTTACCGGCGGTCACCGGCAGGTATACGAATGCGCGGACGGTGGCCGATATTCTTGGTGAGCTCCTGGGGATCGAGCACTTTGTTGCCTGCTCCAGGGATCCCAACACCAAAGGCCAGAGGATTCTGAATGGAGTTAACTATGCCTCTGCTGGAACGGGAATCCTCGAATGGACTGGTCGTGGC GAAATTATTACACCTTTGCCTGACCAAGTTCTCCACTTTGAAGAGAAGACGTTGCCAGATTTGGAGTCTCAGCTAGGGAAGAACCTCCCATCTTTCCTGTCCAAAAGCCTCTTTTTATTTAACACGGGCGGGAATGATTACATCAGCAATTGTTTTGGAGAATATGAATGTGACATACCAACATTCACGGAATTCCTCGTCACAAACTATACAACGATACTCAAG GGGATGTACAATTTGGGAGCTCGGAATTTTGTGTTGTTCTCAGCCGAAGTGAGTGGCTGCACGCCTTTTGGTCGTAGCTCAAATGACGGGATATGCAACGAGGATTACAATTATGCTTCAACAACTTTCAACACTCGACTGAACGCTTCCATAGATGAACTCAACCAAGAAATGGCCGACGCTCATTTCATTTTCGTTTCTCTCTACCAGATGATCACTGAGATTATAGAGGACCCAAGTGCTTACg GGTTCGACAATATCACCGCTCCATGCTGCAAGGTTCCTGACGGCGCTACCATTTGTGAGGAAGCCGGCGCTGTATGTCCTGATCGGTCCAAGTATCTCTACTTTGATGGAGGCCACCCCACAGATGCAGCAAACATCATATTGGCCAACAGGGCATTCTACTCGAACCAAACAACCATGGCCTACCCCTTCAATGTGAAGCAGCTGATGAATGTCACATCCTTGCGGGATGACACTCGCAAGGCTACAAAACCATGGAGCATGCCCACCAACTTTAAGGATGTCCAGTGA